The Pseudanabaena sp. ABRG5-3 genome includes the window GCTGGCGGGCAATTGATGACCACGACCGAAGTAGAAAACTTTCCCGGATTTCCCACTGGGGTAATGGGACCTCAATTGATGATGCAGATGAAGGAGCAAGCGAGTAATTGTGGTGCAGAATTGGTGATGGAAGATGTGGTTGCTGTAGATTTTAGCGATCGCCCCTTTACTGTAAAATCCTCATCGCTCTCAGTGCAAGCCCATAGTGTGATTATTGCCACAGGTGCGACAGCGAAAAGACTCCATTTGCCAAGCGAAACCAAATATTGGAATCGGGGGATTTCCGCCTGTGCAGTGTGTGATGGGGCGGCTCCTATCTTTCGGGGCGTGGAATTAGCGGTGGTTGGTGGTGGTGATACGGCGGTTGAAGAAGCCATTTTCTTAACTAAATATGGCTCAAAGGTACATTTATTAGTACGTAGCGATCGCTTGAGAGCTAGTAAAGTTATGCAGGAGCGCATCTTCAACCATCCTAAAATCACTGTGCATTGGCATTCTCTTCCTGTTGATGTCTATGGTGAAGAGATTGTTCAGGGGGTCAAGATTTGTGATGCAATTACCAATGAAGAACGAGATTTAGCCGTGGGGGGACTTTTTTATGCGATCGGGCATACCCCGAATACAGAATTATTTACAGGACAGATAGAACTCGATCCGACGGGTTACATCATTACTAGAGGAAAATCAACAGCAACAAATATCGAAGGTGTTTATGCCTGTGGAGATGTCCAAGACCATGAATATCGCCAAGCAATTACTGCCGCAGGAACAGGATGTATGGCGGCTTTAGAAGTTGAACGTTGGCTTTCTAAGTAGCTAGTACAAATCAAAACCCAAATAAACAAAGACGGCGCGAAGCGCCGTCTTTGTTTATTTGGGTTTTATGTCCTAAGCAAAACTTTCACTAGCTACAGTCACTTGTCTTAGGACAAATCAAAAACCAAGAATTGATTGGCGTTCCGCGCCGCCAATCAATTCTTGGTTTTTATGTCCTAGTACACTTGGCGATAGCTATAACTCACAATTTGCCAGAGAGTCAGGATAGGGACAAGATAAAACCAAGCAAATTTGTTATTCTAGCTACAGTGCCACAAGCACACCAACCAAGATTTAATAGTAGCTAACTCATCAGTCAAGACTCACCGCAATGACCACAACGCCGATCGCTCCCAAAACAAACCCCACGCTCACCAATCGTCCTGACGCATTAGGACGGTTTGGCATTTTTGGTGGTAAATATGTCCCCGAAACCCTAATGAGCGCTCTTACTGAGCTAGAAACTGCCTTTTATCATTATAAAAATGATCCAGATTTTAACAATGAGCTAGACGGCTATTTGCGGGACTATGTGGGCAGACCTAGCCCTCTATACTTTGCGGAGCGATTGACACAGCACTACGGAACTGCACAAATTTATCTCAAGCGCGAAGACCTCAACCACACAGGCGCACATAAAATCAACAATGCCCTTGCCCAAGTCCTCCTCGCCATCCGTATGGGCAAAAAGCGCGTAATTGCCGAGACAGGTGCAGGACAGCATGGAGTTGCTACTGCCACAGTTTGT containing:
- the trxB gene encoding thioredoxin-disulfide reductase; this translates as MSDTIAPSSVRDVVIIGSGPAGYTAAIYAGRANLHPLVFEGFQKGGIAGGQLMTTTEVENFPGFPTGVMGPQLMMQMKEQASNCGAELVMEDVVAVDFSDRPFTVKSSSLSVQAHSVIIATGATAKRLHLPSETKYWNRGISACAVCDGAAPIFRGVELAVVGGGDTAVEEAIFLTKYGSKVHLLVRSDRLRASKVMQERIFNHPKITVHWHSLPVDVYGEEIVQGVKICDAITNEERDLAVGGLFYAIGHTPNTELFTGQIELDPTGYIITRGKSTATNIEGVYACGDVQDHEYRQAITAAGTGCMAALEVERWLSK